From Anaerotignum faecicola, the proteins below share one genomic window:
- a CDS encoding alcohol dehydrogenase catalytic domain-containing protein, with protein sequence MQHNMMKAAVLVGPKEIKMKDVPVPKMEPGMIEIKVSACGVCGSDIHMWKTGKGWYEGDHSDFIMGHEFCGVVTNPGDSCFQMGDRVVFWANLYCGQCDMCKVGKEHLCRDVNGTNYIGFVCNGGYAEKFVGKAMNAYKLPDTVSDIAAALIDPLMVAYHAVKNSDIRLNSKVLVVGSGIIGHLIGCLAKKAGASFVAMSKVNDVKIRKAQECGSFDAFFDGNDMEVQEKMLQATNGGFDAAFEAVGSGESLQTCIDSVKAGGEVIMIGNSMEDKVDFSMNQAVLHEIRLHGSVSCTRREFEETIELISNGIIDPEQFVTDILPLDQLQHAFERLTATDDPVLKMVVKPY encoded by the coding sequence ATGCAACATAATATGATGAAAGCCGCTGTATTGGTAGGACCAAAAGAAATCAAAATGAAGGATGTACCTGTTCCTAAAATGGAACCAGGCATGATTGAAATTAAAGTTTCTGCCTGTGGTGTTTGCGGAAGTGATATCCATATGTGGAAAACTGGAAAAGGCTGGTATGAAGGTGATCATTCTGATTTTATCATGGGACATGAATTCTGTGGTGTTGTTACAAATCCTGGTGACAGTTGTTTTCAAATGGGTGACAGAGTTGTATTTTGGGCAAATTTATACTGCGGTCAGTGTGATATGTGCAAAGTTGGAAAAGAACATCTATGCAGAGATGTGAATGGCACAAATTATATCGGATTTGTCTGCAATGGAGGTTATGCCGAAAAATTTGTTGGTAAAGCAATGAATGCATATAAACTTCCAGATACGGTTTCAGATATAGCAGCAGCATTGATTGATCCACTAATGGTTGCTTATCATGCAGTGAAAAATTCAGATATTAGATTAAACAGTAAAGTGTTGGTCGTGGGTAGTGGGATTATAGGACATTTGATCGGATGCTTAGCAAAAAAGGCTGGCGCATCTTTTGTGGCAATGTCTAAAGTGAATGATGTAAAAATAAGAAAAGCGCAAGAATGCGGAAGTTTTGATGCTTTCTTTGATGGAAATGATATGGAAGTACAAGAAAAAATGCTGCAGGCAACAAATGGCGGCTTTGATGCAGCATTTGAGGCAGTTGGTTCAGGGGAATCTTTGCAGACTTGCATAGATAGTGTAAAAGCTGGCGGAGAAGTGATTATGATTGGAAATTCTATGGAGGATAAAGTTGATTTCTCCATGAATCAGGCTGTGCTTCATGAGATTCGTCTGCATGGAAGTGTTTCATGTACACGCCGAGAATTTGAAGAAACCATCGAGCTAATTTCAAATGGAATCATTGATCCGGAGCAATTTGTTACAGATATTCTTCCATTGGACCAGTTACAACATGCATTTGAAAGATTAACGGCAACAGATGATCCTGTTTTGAAAATGGTTGTAAAGCCCTATTAA
- a CDS encoding flavodoxin, with product MKKFFSFILAGAMVISLSACGDTKSQESSQQESVSGSAQSYSEEVSSKEQSQDEDSFAEISSTSENNTSILVAYFSYAENAELPEGVDASTTASIQLWNNELTGNTGVVANMIAEATGANLFSIQTVEKYPDSYDETIDKGQEEQSADARPELSNLPEDLDQYDVIFLGFPNWWGDMPMAIYSFLDSVDLSGKTVIPFVTSGGSGFSNSISAIRSMEPEATVQEGLSIRDASVAEAQNDIDDWLTQLGYTE from the coding sequence ATGAAAAAATTTTTTTCGTTTATTTTGGCTGGCGCAATGGTAATTTCTTTGTCAGCATGTGGTGATACAAAAAGTCAAGAAAGTTCACAACAAGAATCAGTGTCAGGCAGTGCTCAATCATATTCAGAAGAAGTATCTTCAAAGGAACAGTCGCAGGATGAAGATTCTTTCGCAGAAATATCATCTACATCAGAAAATAATACTAGTATATTGGTTGCATATTTTAGCTATGCAGAAAACGCAGAGTTGCCTGAGGGTGTTGATGCTTCTACCACGGCAAGTATTCAGTTATGGAATAATGAGCTGACTGGCAATACAGGTGTAGTTGCCAATATGATTGCAGAAGCAACGGGAGCAAACCTATTTTCTATTCAAACTGTAGAAAAATATCCGGATTCCTATGACGAAACCATTGATAAAGGACAAGAAGAGCAAAGTGCTGATGCACGACCAGAATTGTCAAATCTTCCTGAAGATTTGGATCAATATGATGTAATATTTCTTGGATTTCCAAACTGGTGGGGTGATATGCCAATGGCAATATACAGCTTTTTAGATTCAGTAGATTTATCTGGAAAAACAGTAATACCATTTGTTACATCTGGTGGCAGCGGATTTTCCAATTCAATCAGTGCCATTAGAAGTATGGAACCTGAGGCAACTGTTCAAGAAGGGCTATCTATTCGTGATGCAAGTGTAGCAGAAGCGCAGAATGATATTGATGATTGGTTGACTCAATTGGGATATACAGAATAA
- a CDS encoding cyclophilin-like fold protein gives MKKVVVILLLFIVAYSFSACRSQNELQLESSSQPALELESGQKEPAENTQERILIAYFSLKENVEYSDNVDASTSASLVVDNDELYGTTEYVAKLIQENAGGDIYKIQTVELYPSVFDDVVDQNHEEADQGFLPELIESDLDISKYDTIFIGYPIWATNAPQAIFSFLSEYDLSGKTIIPFCTHDGYGAGNSYTNIANAVPNAEKVVDGIAIEASDVLEATSTIEQWLSNIGFENKSNEGSQADGTDITITIGDVVLDGVIYDTALADEIKEYFPLTVSMVGYGGREFYGGVEFYPENLEGGQRNFENGDITYCESHHNMAIFYAQTDHPELSVDVIPIGKVTSDLAVFDEFEESIDVTFALAE, from the coding sequence ATGAAAAAAGTGGTAGTGATTTTATTGTTATTTATTGTGGCATATTCATTTTCCGCTTGCCGTAGTCAGAATGAATTGCAGTTGGAAAGCAGCAGTCAGCCTGCTTTAGAATTGGAAAGCGGTCAGAAAGAACCGGCGGAAAACACACAAGAAAGAATTTTAATTGCTTATTTTTCTTTAAAAGAAAACGTAGAATATTCAGATAATGTTGACGCCAGTACGTCAGCTAGTTTGGTGGTAGATAACGATGAACTGTATGGAACTACAGAATATGTAGCAAAATTGATACAAGAAAATGCTGGTGGTGATATTTATAAAATTCAAACGGTAGAATTATATCCATCTGTTTTTGATGATGTTGTTGATCAAAATCATGAAGAAGCGGATCAAGGCTTTTTACCAGAACTTATAGAAAGCGATTTAGATATATCAAAGTACGATACCATATTTATAGGGTATCCAATTTGGGCTACTAATGCACCGCAAGCTATTTTTTCTTTTTTGTCGGAATATGATTTATCGGGAAAAACGATTATTCCTTTCTGCACACATGATGGTTATGGCGCAGGCAATAGTTATACTAATATAGCAAATGCTGTTCCTAACGCTGAAAAAGTTGTGGATGGCATTGCAATTGAGGCTTCTGATGTGCTAGAAGCTACAAGTACCATAGAACAGTGGCTCAGTAATATTGGATTTGAAAATAAAAGCAATGAAGGTTCTCAAGCAGATGGAACAGATATAACAATCACAATAGGCGATGTCGTGTTAGATGGAGTGATATATGATACTGCACTTGCAGATGAAATTAAGGAGTATTTTCCACTGACTGTTTCAATGGTCGGTTATGGTGGAAGGGAATTTTATGGAGGAGTAGAGTTTTATCCTGAAAATCTGGAAGGTGGTCAAAGAAATTTTGAAAATGGTGATATAACATACTGTGAGTCACATCACAATATGGCAATATTTTATGCACAGACAGATCATCCTGAGCTTTCAGTGGACGTAATTCCCATTGGCAAGGTTACTTCCGATTTAGCTGTTTTTGATGAGTTTGAGGAAAGTATTGATGTTACATTTGCTTTAGCAGAGTAA
- a CDS encoding LysR family transcriptional regulator, producing the protein MEIRVLRYFLTVVREESITKAADVLHITQPTLSRQLSQMEEDMGVKLFHRGTRKILLTNEGLLLRRRAEEILQLVDKTERELTEQDEMVEGTVSIGCGDLGAVQMLPELFRSFHERYPAVTFDLYTATADHVREQMEHGLIDIGLLLEPINMEKFEFIRLNNKEQWVVVMSPDSPLAKQNYVTSSDLIDVPLILPRRLNVQSELASWFGNDFNKLNILFTSNLSANSSIMVYHKLAYSIIIKGSISLWDQEKVTYRPLYPELTASSILAWKRQQPFGLAASKFIEHIKENFAIQEH; encoded by the coding sequence ATGGAGATTCGAGTACTTCGATATTTTTTAACTGTTGTGAGGGAAGAAAGTATTACAAAAGCTGCTGATGTTTTACATATTACACAGCCTACTTTGAGCAGACAATTGTCACAGATGGAAGAAGATATGGGTGTAAAACTGTTTCATAGAGGAACAAGAAAAATTTTACTTACAAATGAAGGATTATTGTTGCGCCGTCGTGCAGAAGAAATTTTGCAATTAGTGGATAAAACAGAACGAGAATTGACGGAACAGGATGAAATGGTTGAGGGCACTGTATCAATTGGCTGTGGAGATTTAGGAGCAGTGCAGATGCTCCCTGAGTTATTTCGCTCTTTTCATGAGCGATACCCTGCTGTAACATTTGATTTATATACGGCTACGGCTGATCATGTAAGAGAGCAAATGGAACATGGTTTAATTGATATTGGTCTTCTTTTGGAACCAATAAACATGGAGAAATTTGAATTTATTCGTTTAAACAACAAAGAACAATGGGTTGTCGTAATGTCGCCAGATTCTCCTTTAGCTAAACAAAATTATGTAACGTCTTCAGATTTAATAGATGTTCCTTTAATTCTCCCAAGAAGATTAAATGTTCAAAGTGAATTGGCAAGTTGGTTTGGAAATGATTTTAATAAGTTAAATATTCTCTTTACTAGTAATCTATCTGCTAATAGTTCTATTATGGTATATCACAAATTAGCTTACTCTATTATTATTAAAGGTAGTATTTCTTTGTGGGATCAGGAAAAGGTTACTTACCGACCGCTTTATCCAGAACTTACTGCAAGCAGTATTTTGGCATGGAAACGTCAACAGCCATTTGGTTTGGCAGCGTCGAAATTTATTGAACATATAAAAGAAAATTTTGCAATACAAGAACATTAA
- a CDS encoding YebC/PmpR family DNA-binding transcriptional regulator, with protein MSGHSKFANIKHKKEKNDAAKGKIFTMLGREIAVAVKAGGPDPSNNGKLRDVIAKAKSNNMPNDTIERSIKKASGADGSVDYENVTYEGYGPNGVAVIVEALTDNRNRAAANVRNAFTKGGGNMGTSGCVSFMFDTKGLIVIDKEEIDMDDDELMMIALDAGAEDFAVEEDSYEITTMPDDIGAVREALEAAGIPMVSAEVTMIPQTYTELTNEEDIKKMNKLLDLLDDDDDVQNVYHNWDE; from the coding sequence ATGTCGGGACATTCAAAGTTTGCCAACATTAAACACAAAAAGGAAAAAAATGATGCTGCAAAAGGCAAGATTTTTACTATGCTTGGAAGGGAAATAGCAGTTGCGGTTAAAGCCGGCGGCCCAGATCCCTCAAATAATGGTAAATTACGCGATGTTATTGCGAAAGCAAAGAGCAACAATATGCCTAATGATACTATTGAAAGAAGTATTAAAAAAGCATCGGGTGCTGATGGGAGCGTTGATTATGAAAATGTAACATATGAAGGCTATGGACCTAATGGCGTGGCGGTAATAGTAGAAGCGCTTACTGATAACCGCAATCGCGCCGCTGCTAATGTCAGGAACGCATTTACAAAAGGCGGAGGCAATATGGGAACAAGCGGATGTGTTTCGTTTATGTTTGATACAAAAGGCCTTATTGTTATTGATAAAGAAGAAATAGATATGGACGATGACGAGCTTATGATGATTGCCCTTGATGCAGGGGCAGAAGATTTTGCAGTTGAAGAGGACAGCTATGAAATTACAACCATGCCTGATGATATAGGCGCGGTGCGCGAGGCGCTTGAAGCGGCAGGAATACCTATGGTAAGCGCTGAAGTGACTATGATACCGCAAACATATACAGAGCTTACAAATGAAGAAGATATTAAGAAAATGAATAAGCTTCTTGATCTACTTGACGATGATGATGACGTTCAAAATGTTTACCATAATTGGGATGAGTGA
- a CDS encoding 2-dehydropantoate 2-reductase, which produces MKINKAAIIGFGAIGCVYGKKLYKLMGNNFAVVAGGKRAERLRQNGETINGEKIMPFVVEPDNKGWKADLIIFSVKNYQLDSAINDVKNLVAPSTVILTIMNGVSAREKISVAYPNNTVLYGLSKADSERTEDGINCTWEGVIQFGEADNTVMSDEVNAVKELFDTATIPNEVCVDMLRAIWIKFMRNVSMNQLSAITGATYGGFINIPELKKALREVMEEVMSVAQRKGINITKDDIDESVKAISGSDPLGKTSMLQDIEAKRKSEVDSFSGVIIEEGKKLGVPTPWNDRIYLLIKIKEKLY; this is translated from the coding sequence ATGAAAATAAATAAAGCGGCCATAATCGGATTTGGGGCTATAGGTTGTGTTTACGGAAAAAAGCTTTATAAATTAATGGGAAATAATTTTGCAGTCGTAGCCGGAGGAAAAAGAGCCGAAAGACTCAGGCAAAACGGGGAAACGATAAACGGGGAAAAAATAATGCCTTTTGTTGTTGAGCCTGATAACAAAGGATGGAAGGCAGATCTTATTATTTTTTCGGTTAAAAATTATCAGCTTGACAGCGCCATTAACGACGTTAAAAATTTGGTAGCTCCAAGCACGGTTATTCTTACGATTATGAACGGAGTTTCAGCCCGGGAAAAAATAAGCGTGGCTTATCCCAATAATACTGTTCTTTATGGGCTTAGCAAGGCCGATTCAGAAAGAACGGAAGATGGAATTAACTGCACATGGGAAGGCGTTATACAGTTCGGAGAGGCTGACAATACTGTTATGAGTGATGAGGTTAATGCAGTTAAGGAACTTTTCGATACGGCTACAATTCCAAATGAGGTATGTGTTGATATGCTTAGGGCTATTTGGATTAAATTTATGCGAAATGTGAGCATGAACCAGCTTTCGGCTATAACAGGAGCGACTTATGGCGGTTTTATTAATATACCTGAGTTGAAAAAAGCTTTAAGGGAAGTTATGGAAGAAGTTATGTCTGTTGCCCAAAGGAAGGGAATAAACATTACTAAAGATGACATTGATGAATCAGTTAAAGCTATATCGGGATCCGATCCGCTTGGGAAAACATCTATGCTTCAGGACATAGAAGCCAAGCGCAAAAGCGAAGTCGACAGCTTTTCGGGAGTGATTATTGAGGAAGGGAAAAAGCTTGGAGTGCCAACGCCTTGGAACGATAGAATTTATTTGTTAATAAAAATAAAAGAAAAACTATATTAA
- a CDS encoding dihydroxy-acid dehydratase, whose translation MTIDVYKKELTLHVSDEELEKRKTQWKYESKVQEGYLARYAAQARSADMGGILGWKN comes from the coding sequence ATGACGATAGATGTGTATAAAAAAGAACTTACGCTCCATGTAAGCGATGAAGAATTGGAAAAGAGAAAAACGCAGTGGAAATATGAATCGAAAGTTCAGGAAGGGTATCTTGCCCGATATGCCGCTCAAGCGCGTTCGGCGGATATGGGAGGCATTTTAGGCTGGAAAAATTAA
- a CDS encoding YigZ family protein — MENFKTVLNLGSAEIVEKKSRFIANAMPVKSEEEAKAFIEEIKKRYWDARHNVFAYQIGLKNGVQRFSDDGEPQGTAGMPVLNVLTGEDIKNCVIVVTRYFGGTLLGTGGLVRAYGKSAKEALYNAQIAEIGEYCEFEVICDYSLQGKIQYMIMGGQYVLKDIVFTDTVRFVVLVGDAVKDKFLDRVTDISNGKADVNEIRKVKGAMTEKGFIEI, encoded by the coding sequence ATGGAAAACTTTAAAACGGTTCTAAACTTGGGCAGCGCTGAAATTGTAGAAAAAAAGTCAAGATTTATTGCCAATGCAATGCCTGTTAAAAGCGAAGAAGAGGCAAAAGCTTTTATAGAAGAAATTAAAAAAAGATATTGGGACGCCCGACATAATGTGTTCGCATATCAGATAGGGCTTAAAAACGGAGTGCAGCGTTTCAGCGATGACGGCGAACCTCAGGGTACTGCCGGGATGCCTGTTTTAAATGTGCTTACTGGAGAGGATATAAAAAACTGCGTTATAGTTGTTACAAGATATTTTGGGGGAACACTGCTTGGTACAGGAGGCCTTGTAAGAGCCTACGGAAAAAGCGCGAAGGAAGCTTTGTATAACGCGCAGATAGCGGAAATAGGCGAATATTGCGAATTTGAAGTTATATGTGATTACAGCCTCCAAGGGAAAATACAGTATATGATTATGGGTGGGCAGTATGTACTGAAAGATATTGTTTTTACGGATACAGTTAGATTTGTTGTTTTGGTAGGCGATGCCGTAAAAGATAAGTTTTTAGATAGAGTGACGGATATATCAAACGGCAAGGCGGATGTAAACGAGATTAGAAAGGTTAAAGGGGCGATGACGGAAAAAGGATTTATTGAAATTTGA
- a CDS encoding CAP-associated domain-containing protein, producing MRVVLRRISAFLIAITIALPVYAANEIKSSSWSEAIIKEASRNGYVPDDLLQKGDKPITREELCRLIMKFYSVYTGKEIKAEGKSPFTDASSPEITAAVNLGFVSGVGKDKFNPNGQATNEQLAVIMYKLINELSVPLEGVFESDGKFKDDASISQWAKDAVNVLKKNGYISGFDGNFNPQKAATVEQAIVILSKIPKSGADENKGKQETNQVQKPSAEQQSSSSGAADTKPTESSGTNAGESEKSEESGKADELEPIAEIFTIGDVSFTIGDNVEDVKSELGEPDRVDKNLYGFDRYIYNSDYSRFLMVGIENGKVAEIFTNSKGFKFANISDSTMYSSLFARKYVSLSSEKAVYHGDGFYYTVYFDAEENNKADSIHIIREGLEGDAKFYTAENEKYVENELFDMINSARVKHGLPVLIRNSASDGVAKEHSNEMNTLAKGSYTSKNGLTPFARMTNAGINFTMAAENICTTATGDAINIYGWFMNNISTRSNIVSDDFNEIGIGCSASKVLNRFYTTTDLFKG from the coding sequence ATGAGAGTGGTTTTAAGAAGAATTTCCGCTTTTTTAATTGCCATAACTATAGCCTTGCCCGTATATGCGGCAAATGAAATCAAAAGCAGTTCTTGGTCTGAAGCCATTATAAAAGAAGCGTCAAGGAACGGATATGTGCCCGACGACTTGCTTCAAAAGGGCGATAAACCAATTACAAGAGAGGAACTTTGCAGACTTATAATGAAATTTTATTCGGTATATACAGGAAAAGAGATAAAGGCGGAAGGGAAATCCCCTTTTACGGACGCTTCAAGCCCTGAAATTACAGCGGCTGTGAATTTAGGTTTTGTTTCCGGTGTCGGCAAAGACAAGTTTAACCCGAACGGCCAGGCGACAAATGAACAGCTTGCGGTTATAATGTATAAGCTTATCAACGAGCTTTCCGTACCCCTTGAAGGGGTTTTTGAAAGCGACGGCAAGTTCAAAGACGACGCAAGTATATCGCAATGGGCTAAAGACGCTGTAAATGTACTTAAAAAGAACGGTTATATAAGCGGGTTCGACGGCAACTTCAATCCCCAAAAAGCCGCCACAGTTGAACAGGCGATAGTTATATTGTCAAAGATACCTAAATCCGGTGCAGATGAAAACAAAGGAAAACAGGAAACGAATCAGGTGCAAAAGCCTTCGGCAGAACAACAAAGTAGCTCTTCCGGCGCGGCAGATACAAAGCCGACTGAAAGCAGCGGGACAAACGCCGGTGAATCGGAAAAATCTGAGGAAAGCGGCAAAGCTGACGAACTTGAACCGATTGCGGAAATATTTACGATTGGCGACGTATCATTTACAATCGGCGATAATGTTGAGGATGTTAAAAGCGAATTGGGAGAGCCTGACAGGGTGGACAAAAATCTATACGGTTTTGACAGGTACATATACAATTCGGATTACAGCCGTTTTTTAATGGTGGGCATTGAAAACGGCAAAGTAGCTGAAATATTTACAAATTCGAAAGGATTTAAATTTGCTAACATTTCGGATTCAACGATGTATTCGTCTTTATTTGCAAGAAAATATGTAAGCCTTTCATCGGAAAAAGCTGTTTACCATGGAGATGGATTTTATTACACGGTATACTTTGACGCGGAAGAAAATAATAAAGCAGATTCTATCCATATTATAAGGGAAGGCCTTGAAGGCGACGCAAAGTTTTATACTGCTGAAAATGAAAAGTATGTCGAAAACGAATTATTTGATATGATAAACAGCGCCCGGGTTAAGCACGGACTGCCTGTGCTTATAAGAAACAGCGCTTCAGACGGCGTTGCTAAAGAACACAGCAATGAAATGAATACTCTTGCAAAGGGAAGCTATACAAGCAAAAATGGCCTTACTCCCTTTGCAAGAATGACGAACGCCGGCATAAATTTTACGATGGCAGCGGAAAATATATGTACTACGGCAACAGGCGACGCAATTAATATTTATGGATGGTTTATGAACAATATTTCAACGAGAAGCAACATCGTTTCAGACGATTTCAATGAAATCGGCATTGGCTGTTCAGCTTCAAAAGTATTGAACCGGTTTTATACTACAACCGATTTATTTAAGGGTTAA
- the rny gene encoding ribonuclease Y — translation MSIIIGVIGVVLGLLIGFNYRKHIAEAKIGVAESRAEKIVEDSKKEAEAKKKEILLEAKEESLRTKNELEREVRERRNELQRTERRLIQKEETLDKKSDSFEKKEEQLNKKLDELEKQREEVEAIQEKHLHELERISGLTSEEAKNYLLSTIENDVKHEAAIMIKDIESKAKIEAEKRSREIVANAIQRCAVDHVTETTVSVVQLPNDEMKGRIIGREGRNIRALETLTGIDLIIDDTPEAVILSGFDPVRREVARIALEKLIVDGRVHPSRIEEMVEKAKKEVEVIIRDEGEAATFETGVNGLHHELVRLLGKLKYRTSYGQNVLKHSIEVSHLAGLMAAEIGVDVNIAKRAGLLHDIGKSIDHEMEGSHVSIGVGLLKKYKENHIVINAVEAHHGDVDPQSIVAVLVQAADAISAARPGARRETLESYIKRLQKLEEIGDNFKGVEKSFAIQAGRELRIIVIPEDTNDEGLPVLAREIAKKIEDELEYPGQIKVSLIRETRAVEYAK, via the coding sequence ATGTCAATTATTATTGGAGTTATTGGAGTGGTACTAGGCTTACTGATAGGCTTTAACTATAGAAAACACATTGCAGAAGCAAAAATCGGCGTAGCTGAAAGCAGGGCGGAAAAAATAGTTGAAGACTCCAAGAAGGAAGCGGAAGCAAAGAAAAAAGAAATTCTTCTTGAAGCAAAAGAAGAAAGTTTACGTACTAAGAATGAATTGGAAAGGGAAGTTCGTGAAAGAAGAAACGAACTTCAAAGAACTGAACGCCGGTTGATCCAAAAAGAAGAAACCCTTGACAAAAAATCAGATTCATTTGAGAAAAAAGAGGAACAGCTTAACAAAAAGCTTGACGAGCTTGAAAAACAAAGGGAAGAAGTTGAGGCGATACAGGAAAAGCATCTTCATGAGCTTGAACGAATTTCAGGACTTACATCTGAAGAAGCAAAAAATTACCTTTTAAGCACAATAGAAAACGATGTGAAACATGAAGCTGCTATTATGATTAAAGATATTGAATCCAAAGCGAAGATTGAAGCGGAAAAAAGAAGCAGGGAAATAGTCGCAAACGCGATACAAAGATGTGCGGTTGATCATGTTACGGAAACCACCGTATCGGTTGTACAGCTTCCGAATGATGAAATGAAGGGCCGGATTATAGGCCGTGAGGGCAGGAATATACGGGCTCTTGAAACTTTAACGGGAATAGACCTTATAATCGACGATACGCCGGAGGCGGTTATACTTTCGGGATTTGACCCCGTAAGACGAGAGGTTGCGAGGATTGCCCTTGAAAAACTTATTGTGGACGGAAGGGTGCATCCTTCGAGAATTGAAGAAATGGTCGAAAAAGCCAAAAAAGAAGTTGAAGTCATTATCAGGGACGAAGGAGAAGCGGCTACATTTGAAACAGGCGTTAACGGGCTTCACCACGAACTTGTACGGCTTCTCGGAAAACTTAAATACAGGACAAGCTACGGTCAGAACGTACTTAAACATTCTATAGAGGTTTCGCACCTTGCTGGGCTTATGGCTGCCGAAATCGGCGTTGATGTTAATATTGCCAAAAGGGCGGGCCTCCTCCATGACATAGGAAAAAGCATTGATCATGAAATGGAGGGGTCGCATGTAAGCATAGGCGTTGGACTGCTTAAAAAGTATAAAGAAAACCATATTGTTATAAATGCCGTTGAGGCCCATCATGGCGATGTTGACCCTCAAAGCATTGTGGCTGTGCTTGTCCAGGCGGCGGATGCTATTTCAGCCGCAAGGCCGGGGGCCAGAAGAGAAACTTTGGAATCATATATTAAACGGCTTCAGAAACTTGAAGAAATCGGAGATAATTTTAAAGGCGTTGAGAAATCATTTGCAATACAGGCTGGCAGGGAGCTTAGGATTATTGTTATACCTGAAGATACGAATGACGAGGGGCTTCCTGTGCTTGCAAGGGAAATCGCTAAAAAGATTGAAGACGAACTGGAATATCCAGGGCAGATTAAAGTCAGCCTTATCCGCGAAACGCGTGCGGTTGAATATGCAAAATAA
- the gpr gene encoding GPR endopeptidase, which produces MDKKQKFSVRTDLAVEAREIIEEEKGDIDDGIVVNTEENEYMDITTVEIINENGSRAMSKPLGSYITIESPGLRENDPACHKEITRKLAECITELCSAKSDSTFLIVGLGNWNITPDALGPKVVNRILVTRHMFDTLPEELDGAVRPAAAVSPGVMGITGIETGEIIKGISEKMKPDIVIAVDALAARRSSRINAAIQLSDTGIIPGSGVGNKRQALNEETLGVPVIAIGVPTVVDAATLVNDTMGSMLKEMANAVEEGSEFYEMLESIDDEDRYQLIYDTLTPYAGNMFVTPKEVDAVIDRLAKIISDAINISVHNGMTIEDTAKFM; this is translated from the coding sequence ATGGATAAAAAACAAAAATTTTCCGTCAGGACAGATTTGGCCGTGGAAGCCCGAGAAATAATTGAAGAAGAAAAGGGCGATATTGACGACGGCATAGTTGTAAATACCGAAGAAAATGAGTATATGGATATAACAACCGTTGAAATTATAAACGAAAACGGAAGCAGGGCCATGAGCAAACCTCTCGGAAGTTATATAACAATAGAAAGCCCCGGCCTTAGAGAAAACGATCCGGCATGCCATAAGGAAATAACAAGGAAGCTTGCTGAATGTATTACCGAGCTTTGTTCGGCGAAAAGCGATTCTACATTTCTTATTGTCGGCCTTGGAAACTGGAATATTACTCCGGATGCACTCGGTCCTAAGGTTGTTAACCGCATACTTGTTACAAGACATATGTTTGATACCCTTCCGGAAGAACTTGACGGAGCGGTGAGGCCGGCCGCAGCCGTATCGCCGGGAGTAATGGGCATAACGGGGATTGAAACGGGCGAAATAATCAAAGGCATTTCGGAAAAGATGAAGCCCGATATTGTTATTGCCGTAGATGCTTTGGCGGCAAGGCGCTCGTCAAGGATAAACGCGGCAATACAGCTTTCGGATACCGGTATTATACCGGGAAGCGGAGTGGGAAACAAAAGGCAGGCTCTTAATGAGGAAACTCTCGGAGTGCCGGTTATAGCTATAGGAGTTCCGACTGTCGTAGACGCGGCAACCCTTGTTAACGACACAATGGGAAGTATGCTTAAAGAAATGGCCAACGCCGTTGAAGAAGGCAGTGAATTTTATGAAATGCTTGAAAGCATAGATGACGAGGACAGATATCAGCTCATATATGATACTTTGACTCCATATGCAGGCAATATGTTTGTAACGCCCAAAGAGGTTGACGCGGTTATTGACAGGCTTGCAAAAATTATTTCCGACGCTATTAATATATCCGTCCATAACGGAATGACTATTGAAGATACTGCAAAATTTATGTAA